Proteins from a genomic interval of Panthera tigris isolate Pti1 chromosome A2, P.tigris_Pti1_mat1.1, whole genome shotgun sequence:
- the LOC102952556 gene encoding olfactory receptor 7C2-like, with product MVTTICQQRKPIVSQNKRLHDSPGFALRIFRSFGGMLIWSESCLAFCLFLDKASSPMERGNQTGAGHFLLLGFTEKPFFFGLFLSMYLVTFTGNLLLLLAVSSDSHLHTPMYFFLANLSFVDICFTSTTVPKMLWNIQTQRKPITCAGCLSQIFFFIVFGCLDNLLLTVMAYDRFVAICHPLHYMVIMNPQLCRLLAVGSWCISVVGSLLETLTLLRLSFCTNMEIPHFFCDLPEVLKLACSDTFVNTMVVYFVTIVLGVFPLSGILFSYSQIFSSILKISSARGKYKAFSTCGSHLSVVSLFYGTGLGVYLSSAATSSSRTSLVSSVMYTIVTPMLNPFIYSLRNRDMKVALGRLLSRAVPLSVGEPLQDSHE from the coding sequence ATGGTAACCACAATTTGTCAGCAAAGAAAGCCAATCGTTAGCCAAAACAAACGACTTCATGATTCCCCTGGGTTTGCATTAAGGATATTTCGGTCATTCGGGGGAATGCTTATTTGGAGTGAATCGTGTCttgctttttgtctctttctggaCAAGGCCAGTAGCCCCATGGAAAGAGGAAACCAAACAGGAGCTGGACACTTTCTCCTCCTGGGATTCACAGAGAAGCCTTTCTTCTTTGGGCTATTTCTGTCCATGTACCTGGTCACGTTCACTGGGaacctgctcctcctcctggccgtcagctctgactcccacctccacacccccatgtacttcttcctggccaacctgTCCTTTGTAGACATCTGCTTCACCTCCACCACCGTCCCGAAGATGCTCTGGAACATCCAGACACAGAGAAAACCTATCACCTGTGCAGGCTGCCTCAgccagatattttttttcatcgTGTTTGGATGCCTGGACAATTTACTCCTGACCGTGATGGCCTATGACAGgtttgtggccatctgtcaccccCTGCACTACATGGTCATCATGAACCCCCAGCTCTGTAGGCTGCTGGCCGTGGGGTCCTGGTGCATCAGTGTCGTGGGCTCCCTGCTCGAGACTTTGACCCTTTTGAGGCTGTCCTTCTGCACAAACATGGAAATCCCACACTTTTTTTGTGATCTTCCTGAAGTCCTGAAGCTTGCCTGTTCTGACACCTTCGTCAATACCATGGTGGTGTATTTTGTGACTATTGTCCTAggtgtttttcctctctctgggaTCCTCTTTTCTTATTCTCAGATTTTCTCCTCCATCCTGAAAATTTCATCAGCCAGGGGCAAGTACAAAGCCTTTTCCACGTGTGGGTCTCACCTCTCGGTGGTCTCCTTGTTCTATGGCACGGGCCTCGGGGTCTACCTCAGTTCTGCAGCGACTTCATCCTCTAGGACAAGTCTGGTGTCCTCGGTGATGTACACGATTGTCACCCCCATGCTGAATCCCTTCATCTACAGTCTGAGGAACAGGGACATGAAGGTGGCCCTGGGGAGACTCCTCAGCAGGGCAGTGCCTCTCAGTGTTGGGGAACCATTACAGGATTCTCATGAGTAA